The following coding sequences lie in one Flavobacterium sp. 20NA77.7 genomic window:
- a CDS encoding Rossmann-like and DUF2520 domain-containing protein, translating into MIKIVLIGSGNVATHLYNAFSGASDVEIIQVFARTQSSAIPLAVQISNWQYLKEADLYIISVSDDAIAEVASKISFKNKLIVHTSGTTSIDVLPFERKGVFYPLQTFSKEKQIDFSVVPICIETNQKEDENILQKIASLLTPKVYLISSEQRKALHVAAVFVCNFTNHLYQIGAAICEDNAIPFEIVKPLITETADKIQNLAPKDAQTGPAFRGDEKTIQAHLEFLTNSEYKTLYQFMTQSIQHHVKKL; encoded by the coding sequence ATGATTAAAATAGTGCTAATAGGTTCAGGAAATGTAGCTACACATTTGTATAATGCATTTTCAGGTGCTTCAGATGTAGAAATTATTCAGGTGTTTGCTCGAACGCAATCATCTGCAATTCCGTTAGCCGTTCAAATTTCAAATTGGCAATATTTAAAAGAAGCAGATCTTTATATTATTAGTGTTTCAGATGATGCTATTGCTGAAGTAGCTTCAAAAATTTCCTTTAAAAATAAACTAATAGTTCACACTTCGGGTACCACTTCAATAGATGTATTACCTTTTGAGAGAAAAGGGGTTTTTTATCCGTTGCAAACTTTTTCAAAAGAGAAACAAATCGATTTTTCAGTTGTGCCAATTTGTATTGAAACGAATCAAAAGGAAGATGAAAACATATTACAAAAAATAGCCTCTTTACTTACTCCTAAGGTGTATTTAATTTCTTCAGAACAAAGAAAAGCATTGCACGTTGCAGCCGTATTTGTTTGTAATTTTACAAATCATTTGTATCAGATTGGAGCAGCCATTTGTGAGGATAACGCCATACCTTTTGAAATTGTAAAACCTTTGATAACAGAAACAGCGGATAAAATTCAAAATTTAGCACCAAAAGATGCACAAACTGGACCCGCTTTTAGAGGTGACGAAAAAACAATACAAGCGCATTTAGAATTTTTAACCAATTCAGAGTATAAAACACTCTATCAATTCATGACTCAATCTATTCAACATCATGTCAAAAAGTTATAA
- the yaaA gene encoding peroxide stress protein YaaA encodes MKIVISPAKSLNFEKNVPTTAYSEASFLKEATTIQKVVKKQSPKKLMALMNISEKLAELNWERNQNWALPFTPENARQAVFAFDGDVYTGLDAYTLSEDKFPILQDKVRILSGLYGLLKPLDLIQAYRLEMGTSLAIGSKKNLYEFWKKTITKTLNEELKPNELFINLASNEYFSAIDSKTLKATIITPEFKDYKDGKLKMISFFAKKARGLMVRYIIDTNVDTIEDLKGFNYEGYAFDANLSAENKLVFTR; translated from the coding sequence ATGAAAATCGTTATATCGCCTGCAAAATCTTTAAATTTTGAAAAGAATGTACCTACAACTGCATATTCTGAAGCGAGTTTTTTGAAAGAAGCAACTACAATACAAAAAGTAGTAAAGAAACAATCTCCAAAAAAATTAATGGCGTTAATGAATATTTCTGAAAAATTAGCTGAATTAAATTGGGAACGAAATCAAAATTGGGCCCTACCTTTCACACCAGAAAATGCACGACAAGCTGTATTTGCATTTGATGGAGATGTATATACTGGGCTAGATGCTTACACCCTTTCTGAAGATAAATTTCCAATACTTCAAGATAAAGTTAGAATTCTTTCAGGCCTATATGGCTTATTAAAACCTTTAGATTTAATTCAAGCCTATCGCTTGGAAATGGGAACTTCTTTAGCTATTGGCTCCAAAAAAAATCTATATGAATTTTGGAAAAAAACAATAACTAAAACGTTAAATGAAGAATTAAAACCTAACGAACTGTTTATAAACTTAGCAAGTAATGAATATTTTAGTGCAATTGATTCAAAAACACTAAAGGCAACTATAATCACACCAGAATTTAAAGATTATAAAGATGGTAAACTAAAAATGATTAGTTTTTTTGCAAAAAAAGCACGTGGTTTAATGGTTAGATACATTATAGATACAAATGTAGATACAATTGAAGATTTAAAAGGTTTCAACTATGAGGGTTATGCATTTGATGCTAATTTATCTGCAGAAAATAAACTGGTTTTTACAAGATAA